The Nitrospiria bacterium genome includes the window CGATCAGGCCGAAAGACCGGGGCGGAGGAACGGCGCCTTTAAATGCGACTTTCCCGTGGATTGTCGCACCCTCCGTCACCGGTTGTTCCATATAAGCCCACACCGGTACATGAGCGAACACAACAAGCGCGACCCAGACCGTCAATCCGATGATCCGAACGTTCACTTTCATTATTTTTCTCTTGCAATGCCCCTTTAAAATGGCCGATTCCCGCATCGTGGCGATCCATTTAAAAAAATAATATTTTGTCTCCATAATCAATAAGTTAACTCAATTGACCCGACCGGTATTCGAGCTATATTAAATATCAAAGGACCGGCCGCACCACACCAATAACGCGAGGAGGTGCCACATGATATTTTTTATTCCGCTTGCTCTGTTCTCCGTCCCGATTTTCCTGGTCTGGACCATGGTTGCATCGCACAGTTCCGGTTAGCGCTTGTTCGTTCTGTCCCGGGTTTGAATCGATGAAGGGGTTGGGAAAAAATTCCAACCCCTTTGTTTTTATACACCCGCTCTTCTCATGATCTCTTCTTCCGGATCCGGAGAGTCAGCGGCGTCCCCGTGAAATCGAATGAGTCGCGCAGGAAATTCTCAAGATAACGGAGATACGGCTCTTTAATCTGCTCCGGCCGATTCGAAAAGATCACAAAGGTCGGCGGACGAACTTCGGCCTGCGTAATGTAATTCAGCTTGACCGGCCTTCCCTGCCGCTGCGGCGGCGGGTTTGCAGAAACGGCCTGTTCAAAGGCGCGGTTTAAGGGACCGGTCGGAATGCGTCTGCCGTAGGCCGTCATGATCGTATCAATCCTTTCAAAGATCTCCTTGACCGGGGTTCCTTTCAAGGCCGAGATATACAGAACCGGGGCGTAAGGAATAAACGCCAGCCGCCGATTCAGTTCCGTTCCGATCTTCTCCCGCGCCTTCGGATCGTTCCGCCGCAGATCCCACTTGTTCACCAGAACAAGACAGCCTTTGCGCGCCTTGAGCACCCGGCCGATAATCTTGGTGTCCTGTTCGACGATTCCCTCGACCGCGTCCAGAACCACGACGGCCAGATCACACCGCTCGATCACCTGCAGCGCGCGCGCCAGGCTGTAGCGTTCGACGCCGCGTTCGATTTTACCGCGGCGCCGAATGCCGGCCGTATCGATGAAGGAATATTCCTTGTCCCCAAATCGCACCCGACTGTCGATCGAATCGCGCGTCGTCCCGGGCGTCGCATCCGTCACGAGCCGGTTCTCTCCGAGCAAGGCGTTGATCAAGGTGGATTTGCCCACATTCGGACGCCCGACCACGCCGATCCTCGGCGTGCCCGTGCCCTCGGCCGCGGGCGCTTCCGTTTCCGGACGCGGCGGCAAGAGAGGCAGGACCGCTTCCATCAATTCATCCAGTCCAAGGCCGTGCTCCGCCGAAACCGGATAGATTGTTTTAATCCCCA containing:
- the der gene encoding ribosome biogenesis GTPase Der, coding for MKRPIIAIVGRPNVGKSTLFNRILGQRVAIVENIPGVTRDRNYAEATYGGRSFTLVDTGGLDPTEKSRGSILSQVKAQTEQAVAEADILILFYDGREGVTPLDQEIVSLVRRLKKPVFHAVNKIDTPKSEPLAAEFYALGIKTIYPVSAEHGLGLDELMEAVLPLLPPRPETEAPAAEGTGTPRIGVVGRPNVGKSTLINALLGENRLVTDATPGTTRDSIDSRVRFGDKEYSFIDTAGIRRRGKIERGVERYSLARALQVIERCDLAVVVLDAVEGIVEQDTKIIGRVLKARKGCLVLVNKWDLRRNDPKAREKIGTELNRRLAFIPYAPVLYISALKGTPVKEIFERIDTIMTAYGRRIPTGPLNRAFEQAVSANPPPQRQGRPVKLNYITQAEVRPPTFVIFSNRPEQIKEPYLRYLENFLRDSFDFTGTPLTLRIRKKRS